The Clostridia bacterium genome includes the window GACAGGTCGCCCCACGTTGCTGTGACCACGCCTATGCCTGGCTTAGTTGATTTGAAATCGCAGTTGTACCCGGGCTCATCCAGCACAGTGCTGTAGTTGCGCTGGTCGCACGTCAGTCCCCCTACATCGCCGTCAAGCTCCCAACCGTGACCTTCCTGATGCAGGTCGCACAGGTGGCGGGCACAGTCCACCGGAAGCACGAGGCTTGCGCGTACGCCAGCTCACCGTCTCCTGAACAGATCCTGCAAATCCACCTCCTGCCAGCCCGCGTAGTCGAGAGCGCGAACCCACAGGGTAAGCTGCTCGGGAAGGGCGATCACCTGGTAGACTGTGCCCGGGTGTACGGCGCCGCCGTCATAGACGCCTATATCCAGGAGTTCCTTCATGCTCTCGACGTCGAGCCTGCCGCGGAATCTGTCGGAGTTCGCAAGGCCGATGAGGTTGCGGTAGCGCGGATCGAGATCCTCCGGACGGGGGTCGGTCACCTCGCCAGCCCAATCCTCGGGATACGGCGGCACGAAGCTGTTGTAGGCGGCCAGAATCCCCTCCTGGTCGCCTCTTCTCACCCGGGCGCTGAAAGTCGCCCTTTCCACCGATACGCAGTCTTCGGCATCGGCGATCTGGATAATGTACGCGAGATCAGCGGGCGTCTGCACTAGATAGGACGATGCCTCCTCGAGGGTGCTGAATTCGTTTAGGGCCGTCGCCAGCAACGATGTGGTGTTCTCCCGCTCTTCCATGTAGCCGGGATCAGAATAGGCTCCATTGTTGAGCTCAATGAACAGGCCCAGCTCGTTCATGCCGGTCTCAAGATACACATCGCCGAGGGGGTGCACGTTCGCGAAAGCGTTCCCCAAATCAGGGTTGAACACGACAACTGATAGATACTTCATGTACGGCAGCGTAGCCCGCCTATCGATGTCCCAGTTCCTCCCGAACACGAGGGCGCCGTCGGGCGTATACCCGTCCCAGGCTGCAATGGCGCTGCAGGCGCTGGGCG containing:
- a CDS encoding C45 family autoproteolytic acyltransferase/hydrolase, which codes for MGIGQIRENHSFAPVIVVLAVLVAVVGLTLRCGAEETRAQLVEYASYEGGKAYKTGDGSCWVLNLNGAWRAMGRQYGGLVRDELRQFLTEITDDIARRGMPVSSQREFADSWTGTLSENLKELLGGIAETSGLNQDEVSRLDAGIVMLSTVALGGAPPSACSAIAAWDGYTPDGALVFGRNWDIDRRATLPYMKYLSVVVFNPDLGNAFANVHPLGDVYLETGMNELGLFIELNNGAYSDPGYMEERENTTSLLATALNEFSTLEEASSYLVQTPADLAYIIQIADAEDCVSVERATFSARVRRGDQEGILAAYNSFVPPYPEDWAGEVTDPRPEDLDPRYRNLIGLANSDRFRGRLDVESMKELLDIGVYDGGAVHPGTVYQVIALPEQLTLWVRALDYAGWQEVDLQDLFRRR